Proteins encoded by one window of Zerene cesonia ecotype Mississippi chromosome 8, Zerene_cesonia_1.1, whole genome shotgun sequence:
- the LOC119828532 gene encoding CCA tRNA nucleotidyltransferase 1, mitochondrial isoform X2 produces the protein MDQNLKCRDNPVVLVLESPEFKNIFTQEVLDLKQLFDKYNYEIRIAGGAVRDLLMGQPAKDLDFATTATPDQMKDMFSKENVRMINMSGEKHGTITPRINDKENFEVTTLRIDLVTDGRHAEVEFTKDWKLDANRRDLTINSMFLGFDGSVYDYFYGYDDLKNHRVAFVGDADVRIKEDYLRIMRYFRFYGRIAEMPNNHEQETLNIIRNNVAGLQNVSGERIWMELKKILQGNFAGDLIKTMLNVGIGQFIGIPNPNITELERLLKRSKHLDLHPMSYLAALLNDIDDVTLLNARLKFSGYDRDMTYFIVEHREDKEASRPMLPYEKLILNTKIKQKDAVEYVQEVLKYRGDENLLEQLKNWEIPIFPVKGKTLKDNGVPPGKMYGRIIEKLKNIWIDNEYKQTCDDLVKLIPSVIDECKTK, from the exons ATGGACCAAAATTTGAAGTGTCGCGATAATCCGGTAGTATTAGTATTGGAGAGCccagaatttaaaaatatttttactcaaGAAGTTTtggatttaaaacaattatttgataaatataactatgaaATTAGAATTGCTGGAGGGGCTGTAag ggATCTTTTGATGGGTCAACCAGCTAAAGATTTAGATTTTGCCACCACAGCCACACCAGATCAGATGAAAGACATGTTTTCAAAGGAAAATGTGAGAATGATTAATATGAGTGGGGAAAAGCATGGCACTATCACTCCAAGAATTaatgataaagaaaattttgaagTGACAACCTTAAGAATTGACTTGGTCACTGATGGAAGACATGCAGAAGTTGAATTTACTAAAGATTGGAAATTAGATGCTAATAGGAGAGATCTAACCATAAATTCAATGTTCTTAG GCTTTGATGGATCTGTATATGATTACTTTTATGGAtatgatgatttaaaaaatcacagAGTGGCTTTTGTTGGAGATGCTGATGTAAGAATAAAGGAGGATTATTTGAGGATAATGCGCTATTTCCGATTCTATGGCAGAATTGCAGAAATGCCAAATAATCATGAACaagaaactttaaatataataagaaataatgtaGCTGGTTTACAGAATGTTTCTGGGGAGAGGATTTGGATGGAGTTGAAAAAGATTCTTCAAGGCAACTTTGCTGGTgacttaataaaaactatgctTAATGTTGGTATTGGACAGTTTATAG gTATTCCAAATCCTAATATAACTGAGTTGGAAAGGCTACTTAAAAGGAGTAAACATTTAGATTTACATCCAATGAGTTATTTAGCAGCCCTGTTAAATGATATTGATGATGTGACTTTGTTGAATGCCAGGCTTAAATTTTCTGGCTATGACCGGGACAtgacttattttattgttgaacATAGAGAAGATAAAGAAGCATCCAGACCAATGTT gcCATatgaaaaactaattttaaatacgaaaattaaGCAAAAGGATGCTGTGGAATATGTACAAGAAGTCCTTAAATATAGAGGTGATGAAAATCTGCttgaacaattaaaaaactgGGAGATACCAATATTTCCAGTAAAaggaaaaacattaaaagataATGGAGTGCCACCTGGTAAGATGTACGgaagaattattgaaaaattaaagaatatatgGATTGATAATGAATATAAGCAAACATGTGATGATTTGGTCAAATTGATCCCTAGTGTAATTGATGAatgtaaaactaaataa
- the LOC119828463 gene encoding signal recognition particle 54 kDa protein: MVLADLGRKITTALQSLSRATIINEEVLNSMLKQICAALLEADVNIRLVKNLRENVRAVIDFDEMAGGLNKRRMIQSAVFKELVKLVDPGVKPYQPVKGKPNVIMFVGLQGSGKTTTCTKLAYHYLRKNWKSCLVCADTFRAGAYDQVKQNCTKARIPFYGSYTEVDPVVIASTGVDMFKKEGFEMIIVDTSGRHKQEESLFEEMLAVANAIKPDNIIFVMDATIGQACEAQARAFKEKVDIGSVIITKLDGHAKGGGALSAVAATQSPIIFIGTGEHIDDLEPFKTKPFINKLLGMGDIEGLLDKVNELKLDDNDELLEKLKHGQFTLRAMYEQFQNIMKMGPFSQIMGMIPGFSQDLMSKGSEQESMAKLKRLMTIMDSMNEGELDHRDGAKLFSKQPTRITRVAQGAGVTERDVKDLIAQYTKFAAVVKKMGGIKGLFKGGDMAKNVNQTQMAKLNQQMAKMMDPRILQQMGGMSGLHNMMRQLQQGSSGMNSLMGGK, from the exons atgGTTTTAGCAGATTTAGGTCGAAAAATTACCACTGCCTTACAGTCCCTAAGTCGGGCTACTATTATCAATGAAGAG GTTTTAAACTCTATGCTAAAGCAGATATGTGCTGCACTTTTAGAAGCTGATGTTAATATTCGCTTGGTGAAAAATCTTCGTGAAAATGTTCGTGCCgttattgattttgatgagATGGCTGGGGGGCTCAACAAACGGCGGATGATACAGTCTGCTGTCTTTAAAGAACTTGTTAAG CTAGTAGATCCTGGAGTCAAGCCCTACCAACCAGTAAAAGGCAAGCCGAATGTCATAATGTTTGTAGGATTGCAAGGTTCAGGTAAAACCACAACTTGTACAAAATTGGCATACCATTATTTAAGAAAGAACTGGAAATCATGCTTGGTTTGCGCTGATACCTTCAGAGCCGGTGCTTATGATCAAGTGAAACAGAATTGTACTAAGGCAAGAATACCATTTTATGGCAG TTACACGGAAGTAGATCCTGTGGTTATAGCCTCCACTGGTGTGGACATGTTTAAAAAAGAAGGATTTGAAATGATCATAGTGGATACAAGTGGTCGTCACAAACAGGAAGAATCACTTTTTGAAGAGATGTTGGCAGTTGCTAATGCTATT AAACCAGACAACATTATATTCGTAATGGATGCAACAATAGGACAGGCTTGTGAAGCTCAAGCTAGAGcttttaaagaaaaagtaGATATTGGGTCTGTTATTATCACAAAGTTGGATGGGCATGCAAAGGGAGGTGGAGCTCTTTCTGC tGTAGCGGCAACACAAAgtccaattatatttattggtacTGGCGAACATATTGATGACCTTGAACCATTCAAAACTAAACCCTTCATTAACAAGCTTCTGGGTATGGGTGATATTGAAGGCTTGCTGGACAAAGTCAATGAATTAAAACTGGACGATAACGACGAACTTTTAGAAAAGTTGAAGCATGGGCAATTTACACTTAGAGCCATGTATGagcaatttcaaaatatcatGAAAATGGGACCCTTTTCACAGATAATG GGCATGATACCAGGTTTTTCACAAGACCTTATGTCAAAAGGAAGTGAACAAGAGTCCATGGCAAAATTGAAACGTTTGATGACAATCATGGATTCCATGAATGAAGGTGAACTGGATCATCGTGATGGCGCGAAACTTTTCTCTAAACAACCCACCCGCATCACCAGAGTAGCACAAGGTGCTGGAGTTACTGAGAGAGATGTTAAAGATTTGATAGCTCAATACACCAAGTTTGCAGCTGTTGTTAAGAAAATGGGTGGTATCAAGGGACTGTTTAAAGGTGGTGACATGGCCAAGAATGTCAATCAAACACAAATGGCTAAGCTTAACCAGCAAATGGCTAAAATGATGGATCCTCGTATTTTGCAACAGATGGGTGGTATGTCTGGATTACATAATATGATGCGCCAACTACAGCAAGGCTCTAGTGGAATGAATAGCTTAATGGGTGGGAAATGA
- the LOC119828446 gene encoding transmembrane emp24 domain-containing protein 5-like, with protein MDLYQLGVMLITCKLIATQAIFESDVNIRIDAGTRTCIFEKGQAGQIMEFYYQVLDGQHGDLDISVDVFDPKGNKIIAEHKKTQNSIIMDLENSGDFVFCLDNTHSVMNSKLVYFYVVIEDKEKDQETTVNAVGNDGHEYEEGEVVEWIGTDANGEEYAMNVSEIIEYLRRVLNHVVRARHMLDIYSATKTRDSYLALEDTFIVDVWSTFQITFMVCVGMIQVYMIKRLFDRPYCI; from the coding sequence ATGGATCTCTATCAATTAGGAGTGATGTTAATAACGTGTAAACTTATAGCAACACAAGCCATATTTGAATCTGACGTAAATATAAGAATCGACGCAGGAACAAGAACCTGCATCTTCGAAAAGGGTCAAGCGGGACAGATCATGGAGTTTTATTACCAAGTATTGGACGGACAACATGGAGATTTAGATATATCTGTTGACGTCTTCGACCCCAagggaaataaaattattgcagAACATAAGAAGACCCAAAACTCTATTATAATGGACTTGGAAAACAGCGGAGATTTCGTGTTTTGTTTAGACAATACACACAGTGTTATGAATTCGaaacttgtatatttttacgtaGTGATTGAAGATAAAGAGAAAGACCAAGAAACAACGGTCAACGCGGTCGGTAACGATGGTCACGAGTACGAAGAGGGAGAGGTAGTCGAGTGGATAGGAACCGATGCTAACGGCGAGGAGTATGCAATGAATGTGtctgaaattattgaatatctCAGGCGTGTCCTCAATCACGTTGTGCGTGCTCGACATATGTTAGACATTTATAGCGCAACAAAGACAAGAGATAGTTACTTAGCATTAGAAGATACATTTATTGTTGATGTCTGGTCTACTTTCCAAATCACGTTTATGGTTTGTGTAGGAATGATACAAG
- the LOC119828532 gene encoding CCA tRNA nucleotidyltransferase 1, mitochondrial isoform X1: MKIVYANVFRLFRNNYSTLKEPVRKRIRSKMDQNLKCRDNPVVLVLESPEFKNIFTQEVLDLKQLFDKYNYEIRIAGGAVRDLLMGQPAKDLDFATTATPDQMKDMFSKENVRMINMSGEKHGTITPRINDKENFEVTTLRIDLVTDGRHAEVEFTKDWKLDANRRDLTINSMFLGFDGSVYDYFYGYDDLKNHRVAFVGDADVRIKEDYLRIMRYFRFYGRIAEMPNNHEQETLNIIRNNVAGLQNVSGERIWMELKKILQGNFAGDLIKTMLNVGIGQFIGIPNPNITELERLLKRSKHLDLHPMSYLAALLNDIDDVTLLNARLKFSGYDRDMTYFIVEHREDKEASRPMLPYEKLILNTKIKQKDAVEYVQEVLKYRGDENLLEQLKNWEIPIFPVKGKTLKDNGVPPGKMYGRIIEKLKNIWIDNEYKQTCDDLVKLIPSVIDECKTK, encoded by the exons ATGAAAATTGTGTATGCTAATGTTTTTAGGTTATTTCGCAAT AATTATAGCACTTTAAAGGAGCCTGTGCGAAAAAGAATTCGATCTAAAATGGACCAAAATTTGAAGTGTCGCGATAATCCGGTAGTATTAGTATTGGAGAGCccagaatttaaaaatatttttactcaaGAAGTTTtggatttaaaacaattatttgataaatataactatgaaATTAGAATTGCTGGAGGGGCTGTAag ggATCTTTTGATGGGTCAACCAGCTAAAGATTTAGATTTTGCCACCACAGCCACACCAGATCAGATGAAAGACATGTTTTCAAAGGAAAATGTGAGAATGATTAATATGAGTGGGGAAAAGCATGGCACTATCACTCCAAGAATTaatgataaagaaaattttgaagTGACAACCTTAAGAATTGACTTGGTCACTGATGGAAGACATGCAGAAGTTGAATTTACTAAAGATTGGAAATTAGATGCTAATAGGAGAGATCTAACCATAAATTCAATGTTCTTAG GCTTTGATGGATCTGTATATGATTACTTTTATGGAtatgatgatttaaaaaatcacagAGTGGCTTTTGTTGGAGATGCTGATGTAAGAATAAAGGAGGATTATTTGAGGATAATGCGCTATTTCCGATTCTATGGCAGAATTGCAGAAATGCCAAATAATCATGAACaagaaactttaaatataataagaaataatgtaGCTGGTTTACAGAATGTTTCTGGGGAGAGGATTTGGATGGAGTTGAAAAAGATTCTTCAAGGCAACTTTGCTGGTgacttaataaaaactatgctTAATGTTGGTATTGGACAGTTTATAG gTATTCCAAATCCTAATATAACTGAGTTGGAAAGGCTACTTAAAAGGAGTAAACATTTAGATTTACATCCAATGAGTTATTTAGCAGCCCTGTTAAATGATATTGATGATGTGACTTTGTTGAATGCCAGGCTTAAATTTTCTGGCTATGACCGGGACAtgacttattttattgttgaacATAGAGAAGATAAAGAAGCATCCAGACCAATGTT gcCATatgaaaaactaattttaaatacgaaaattaaGCAAAAGGATGCTGTGGAATATGTACAAGAAGTCCTTAAATATAGAGGTGATGAAAATCTGCttgaacaattaaaaaactgGGAGATACCAATATTTCCAGTAAAaggaaaaacattaaaagataATGGAGTGCCACCTGGTAAGATGTACGgaagaattattgaaaaattaaagaatatatgGATTGATAATGAATATAAGCAAACATGTGATGATTTGGTCAAATTGATCCCTAGTGTAATTGATGAatgtaaaactaaataa
- the LOC119828472 gene encoding 26S proteasome regulatory subunit 4, with protein sequence MGQNQSGGGSGGDKKDDKDKKKKYEPPIPTRVGKKKRKAKGPDAALKLPQVTPHTRCRLKLLKLERIKDYLLMEEEFIRNQERLKPQEEKIEEERSKVDDLRGTPMSVGNLEEIIDDNHAIVSTSVGSEHYVSILSFVDKDQLEPGCSVLLNHKVHAVVGVLGDDTDPMVSVMKLEKAPQETYADIGGLDTQIQEIKESVELPLTHPEYYEEMGIKPPKGVILYGPPGTGKTLLAKAVANQTSATFLRVVGSELIQKYLGDGPKLVRELFRVAEEHAPSIVFIDEIDAVGTKRYDSNSGGEREIQRTMLELLNQLDGFDSRGDVKVIMATNRIETLDPALIRPGRIDRKIEFPLPDEKTKRRIFTIHTSRMTLADDVNLSELIMSKDDLSGADIKAICTEAGLMALRERRMKVTNEDFKKSKESVLYRKKEGTPEGLYL encoded by the exons ATG GGTCAAAACCAATCAGGTGGTGGAAGCGGTGGCGACAAAAAAGATGATAAAGATAAGAAAAAGAAGTATGAGCCTCCAATTCCAACGAGGGTTGGCAAGAAGAAGCGTAAAGCTAAGGGTCCTGATGCTGCACTCAAATTACCACAAGTGACTCCGCATACGCGGTGTAGACTGAAACTGTTGAAACTAGAAAGAATAAAGGATTATCTTCTTATGGAAGAAGAATTTATTCGCAATCAGGAGCGTTTGAAGCCCCAAGAAGAAAAGATTGAAGAAGAGCGTTCTAAG GTTGATGATTTAAGAGGGACGCCTATGTCAGTTGGTAATCTGGAAGAAATTATAGATGACAACCATGCCATTGTTTCTACATCTGTGGGAAGCGAGCATTATGTTAGCATTTTGTCATTTGTGGACAAAGATCAGCTGGAGCCTGGATGCTCTGTACTATTAAATCATAAG GTTCATGCAGTTGTTGGTGTACTAGGTGATGATACAGATCCTATGGTATCTGTTATGAAGTTAGAGAAGGCACCTCAGGAAACATATGCTGATATTGGTGGTCTTGATACTCAAATTCAGGAAATTAAG GAGTCAGTTGAGCTGCCTCTGACTCATCCAGAGTATTATGAAGAGATGGGTATCAAACCACCAAAAGGTGTTATCCTATATGGACCACCAGGAACTGGTAAAACTCTTCTGGCTAAGGCTGTTGCTAATCAAACATCAGCTACCTTCCTTAGAGTTGTTGGGTCAGAACTCATTCAGAAATATTTG GGTGATGGACCAAAACTTGTGCGCGAATTATTCAGAGTAGCTGAAGAGCATGCTCCATcgatagtttttattgatgaaattgaTGCAGTTGGTACAAAACG ataTGATTCTAACTCTGGTGGTGAAAGAGAAATTCAAAGAACTATGTTGGAATTGTTGAATCAATTAGATGGATTTGATTCAAGAGGTGATGTGAAG GTTATCATGGCTACTAATCGCATAGAGACATTGGATCCTGCATTAATTCGCCCTGGTCGTATTGATAGAAAAATTGAGTTCCCATTGCCTGATGAAAAGACAAAGAGACGTATCTTCACTATTCACACATCTAGGATGACATTAGCTGACGATGTTAATTTGTCAGAGCTTATTATGTCCAAGGATGATCTCTCTGGTGCTGATATAAAG GCAATTTGTACTGAAGCTGGTTTGATGGCATTGCGAGAGCGTCGTATGAAAGTCACCAATGAAGATTTTAAAAAGTCTAAGGAGAGTGTCTTATATCGCAAAAAAGAAGGAACTCCTGAAGGATTGTACCtctaa
- the LOC119828618 gene encoding presenilin-1 isoform X2, translating into MSDTENDREATERTALMDGHIAEARSDREIAERIARKRKTKADPQRNYGTVVQSEESMSSAVGGSGPNVPAPSQAPPLGEELELKYGARHVIKLFVPVTLCMIVVVATISSIRFYSVKDVYLAYTPFHEESPYAVTKVWNALANSMILLSVIAMMTVLLIVLYKNRCYKVIHGWLILSSLMLLFLFSYLYIEEALRAYNIPMDYITLSFVMWNFGVVGMMVIHWKGPLRLQQAYLIFIAALMALVFIKYLPEWTTWAVLAVISIWDLVAVLTPKGPLRILVETAQERNEPIFPALIYSSTVMYCLVAAGAAEGGGAGGARAERAAGDRSRRLVRRASEGAVVGLSSREEGDGEGGFDEAWRARAGRQLRVDSTPPTYTTRLDRPPHHHELDDEKGVKLGLGDFIFYSVLVGKASSYGDWNTTLACFIAILIGLCLTLLLLAIFKKALPALPISITFGLIFYFATRGVVKPFADALAAEQVFI; encoded by the exons ATGAGTGACACGGAAAACGATAGAGAAGCCACCGAGCGCACTGCACTGATGGACGGCCACATCGCAGAAGCCCGTTCCGATAGGGAAATTGCTGAGAGAATTgcaaggaaaaggaaaacTAAAGCAGACCCTCAGCGAAATTATGGG ACAGTGGTTCAGTCCGAAGAAAGCATGTCGAGTGCAGTAGGTGGTTCCGGTCCTAACGTTCCTGCCCCATCACAGGCTCCCCCTCTTGGTGAAGAATTGGAGCTGAAATATGGGGCAAGACATGTCATTAAACTTTTTGTACCAGTGACTCTGTGTATGATCGTTGTTGTTGCCACTATATCTTCTATAAGATTTTACTCAGTGAAGgatgtttattt GGCCTATACACCATTTCATGAAGAAAGCCCATATGCAGTAACAAAAGTTTGGAATGCTCTTGCCAACTCCATGATTCTTTTGAGTGTGATAGCAATGATGACAGTTTTGCTCATAgtcctttataaaaatagatgttacaAAGTTATCCATGGATGGCTTATATTATCATCACTGATGCtgctttttctattttcttatCTGTATATAGA gGAAGCCCTCCGTGCATACAACATACCCATGGATTATATCACACTATCATTTGTAATGTGGAACTTTGGTGTGGTCGGAATGATGGTTATCCACTGGAAAGGTCCACTAAGGTTGCAGCAGgcatacttaatatttattgctgcATTGATGGCAttggtttttattaagtatctCCCGGAATGGACAACTTGGGCTGTTCTTGCAGTTATTTCTATTTGGG ATCTCGTAGCTGTATTGACTCCTAAAGGACCACTTAGGATATTAGTGGAGACTGCACAAGAAAGAAATGAACCTATTTTTCCAGCTCTTATTTATTCCT CGACGGTGATGTACTGCCTGgtggcggcgggcgcggcggagggcggcggcgcgggcggcgcgcgggcGGAGCGCGCGGCCGGAG ATCGCTCCCGTCGGCTGGTGCGGCGCGCGAGCGAGGGCGCGGTGGTGGGGCTGAGCTCGCGCGAGGAGGGCGACGGGGAGGGCGGGTTCGACGAGGCgtggcgcgcgcgcgccggcCGCCAGCTGCGCGTCGACAGCACGCCGCCCACCTACACCACGCGCCTCGACCGACCACCGCACCACCACGAGCTCGACGATGAGA aggGCGTGAAACTTGGTTTGGGCGACTTCATATTTTACAGTGTGCTAGTTGGAAAGGCCAGTTCATATGGAGACTGGAATACTACATTGGCCTGCTTCATAGCTATACTCATT GGTCTATGCCTCACTCTGCTCCTGCTAGCGATATTCAAGAAAGCCCTGCCTGCGCTGCCCATTTCCATAACATTCGGTCTGATATTCTACTTCGCGACGCGAGGCGTAGTAAAGCCCTTCGCGGACGCTCTAGCGGCCGaacaagtatttatttag
- the LOC119828618 gene encoding presenilin-1 isoform X1 gives MSDTENDREATERTALMDGHIAEARSDREIAERIARKRKTKADPQRNYGTVVQSEESMSSAVGGSGPNVPAPSQAPPLGEELELKYGARHVIKLFVPVTLCMIVVVATISSIRFYSVKDVYLAYTPFHEESPYAVTKVWNALANSMILLSVIAMMTVLLIVLYKNRCYKVIHGWLILSSLMLLFLFSYLYIEEALRAYNIPMDYITLSFVMWNFGVVGMMVIHWKGPLRLQQAYLIFIAALMALVFIKYLPEWTTWAVLAVISIWDLVAVLTPKGPLRILVETAQERNEPIFPALIYSSTVMYCLVAAGAAEGGGAGGARAERAAGGEPRSRELRPLNPHDRSRRLVRRASEGAVVGLSSREEGDGEGGFDEAWRARAGRQLRVDSTPPTYTTRLDRPPHHHELDDEKGVKLGLGDFIFYSVLVGKASSYGDWNTTLACFIAILIGLCLTLLLLAIFKKALPALPISITFGLIFYFATRGVVKPFADALAAEQVFI, from the exons ATGAGTGACACGGAAAACGATAGAGAAGCCACCGAGCGCACTGCACTGATGGACGGCCACATCGCAGAAGCCCGTTCCGATAGGGAAATTGCTGAGAGAATTgcaaggaaaaggaaaacTAAAGCAGACCCTCAGCGAAATTATGGG ACAGTGGTTCAGTCCGAAGAAAGCATGTCGAGTGCAGTAGGTGGTTCCGGTCCTAACGTTCCTGCCCCATCACAGGCTCCCCCTCTTGGTGAAGAATTGGAGCTGAAATATGGGGCAAGACATGTCATTAAACTTTTTGTACCAGTGACTCTGTGTATGATCGTTGTTGTTGCCACTATATCTTCTATAAGATTTTACTCAGTGAAGgatgtttattt GGCCTATACACCATTTCATGAAGAAAGCCCATATGCAGTAACAAAAGTTTGGAATGCTCTTGCCAACTCCATGATTCTTTTGAGTGTGATAGCAATGATGACAGTTTTGCTCATAgtcctttataaaaatagatgttacaAAGTTATCCATGGATGGCTTATATTATCATCACTGATGCtgctttttctattttcttatCTGTATATAGA gGAAGCCCTCCGTGCATACAACATACCCATGGATTATATCACACTATCATTTGTAATGTGGAACTTTGGTGTGGTCGGAATGATGGTTATCCACTGGAAAGGTCCACTAAGGTTGCAGCAGgcatacttaatatttattgctgcATTGATGGCAttggtttttattaagtatctCCCGGAATGGACAACTTGGGCTGTTCTTGCAGTTATTTCTATTTGGG ATCTCGTAGCTGTATTGACTCCTAAAGGACCACTTAGGATATTAGTGGAGACTGCACAAGAAAGAAATGAACCTATTTTTCCAGCTCTTATTTATTCCT CGACGGTGATGTACTGCCTGgtggcggcgggcgcggcggagggcggcggcgcgggcggcgcgcgggcGGAGCGCGCGGCCGGAGGTGAGCCGCGCTCGCGGGAGCTGCGCCCCCTCAACCCGCATG ATCGCTCCCGTCGGCTGGTGCGGCGCGCGAGCGAGGGCGCGGTGGTGGGGCTGAGCTCGCGCGAGGAGGGCGACGGGGAGGGCGGGTTCGACGAGGCgtggcgcgcgcgcgccggcCGCCAGCTGCGCGTCGACAGCACGCCGCCCACCTACACCACGCGCCTCGACCGACCACCGCACCACCACGAGCTCGACGATGAGA aggGCGTGAAACTTGGTTTGGGCGACTTCATATTTTACAGTGTGCTAGTTGGAAAGGCCAGTTCATATGGAGACTGGAATACTACATTGGCCTGCTTCATAGCTATACTCATT GGTCTATGCCTCACTCTGCTCCTGCTAGCGATATTCAAGAAAGCCCTGCCTGCGCTGCCCATTTCCATAACATTCGGTCTGATATTCTACTTCGCGACGCGAGGCGTAGTAAAGCCCTTCGCGGACGCTCTAGCGGCCGaacaagtatttatttag